The Devosia sp. MC521 genome has a segment encoding these proteins:
- a CDS encoding curli assembly protein CsgF — MSRLIKTIGLAAMVALVATQYSAASQLIYRPINPSLGGDPINGNWLLAYGQGQRKGGSDSPGFSIDFPDFGDLGQDWCHRS; from the coding sequence ATGTCGCGACTGATCAAAACAATCGGTCTTGCTGCAATGGTCGCGCTGGTCGCGACGCAATATTCCGCTGCTTCACAATTGATCTATCGACCAATAAATCCCTCGCTTGGGGGAGATCCCATTAATGGGAACTGGCTGCTTGCTTACGGTCAGGGCCAGCGCAAAGGTGGCAGCGATAGCCCTGGGTTCTCAATCGATTTTCCGGATTTTGGTGACCTAGGTCAGGATTGGTGTCACAGATCCTGA
- a CDS encoding extracellular solute-binding protein, whose protein sequence is MRRTSSIGAATIAAIALSLTGVLGAAAQDAAISGTTLTVYTPNEEGMLESLIPVFEEKSGVQVQIITAGTGELYQRIRSEASNPQGDVLFGGGAAQAAAHTEFWAEYVSPNNEFMVEAGKNATGFFTPYQADGSNLLVNTEATAAAGIEIKSYADLLQPELKGKIAFGDPTASSSAFAQLTNMLKAVGGDYESDASWDFVGKLVTQLNGITIGSSSQVAKDVAAGEYLVGLTYEPLSLNFVLSGAPVEIVYPSEGAAFLPATLQVIKGAPNEAAAKAFVDFIISEEGQTILAEQTAGRPLRDGVVKPGLPALADIPTIQEDGAYVAANRDAIVAKYRTILEANF, encoded by the coding sequence ATGCGTCGCACGTCATCCATTGGTGCAGCAACAATTGCTGCTATCGCACTTTCCCTGACCGGTGTTCTCGGCGCCGCTGCTCAGGACGCTGCTATTTCGGGTACCACGCTCACCGTGTACACCCCGAATGAAGAAGGCATGCTGGAAAGCCTGATCCCTGTCTTTGAAGAAAAGTCCGGTGTTCAGGTCCAGATCATCACCGCAGGGACCGGCGAACTCTACCAGCGTATCCGTTCGGAAGCGTCGAACCCACAGGGCGACGTGCTGTTCGGCGGCGGCGCAGCTCAGGCTGCGGCCCACACTGAATTCTGGGCCGAATATGTTTCGCCAAACAATGAATTCATGGTTGAAGCTGGCAAGAACGCAACCGGCTTCTTCACCCCATACCAGGCTGACGGTTCGAACCTTCTGGTCAACACCGAAGCGACCGCTGCTGCGGGCATCGAAATCAAGTCCTATGCAGACCTGTTGCAGCCAGAGCTGAAGGGCAAGATTGCCTTCGGCGACCCAACTGCATCCTCGTCGGCCTTTGCTCAGCTCACCAACATGCTCAAGGCTGTTGGCGGCGACTACGAATCCGACGCTTCGTGGGATTTTGTTGGCAAGCTTGTTACCCAGCTCAACGGCATCACCATCGGTTCGTCCAGCCAGGTGGCTAAGGACGTTGCTGCAGGCGAATATCTCGTTGGCCTCACCTACGAACCGCTTTCGCTCAACTTCGTCCTCTCGGGCGCGCCGGTCGAAATCGTTTACCCGTCTGAAGGCGCAGCCTTCCTGCCGGCAACGCTCCAGGTCATCAAGGGTGCACCAAACGAAGCTGCCGCCAAGGCCTTCGTGGACTTCATCATCTCTGAAGAAGGTCAGACCATTCTGGCGGAACAGACCGCCGGTCGTCCGCTGCGTGATGGTGTTGTCAAGCCAGGCCTGCCAGCGCTGGCCGACATCCCGACCATTCAGGAAGATGGCGCCTACGTAGCGGCGAACCGCGATGCGATCGTTGCGAAGTACCGCACGATCCTCGAAGCTAATTTCTAA
- a CDS encoding ABC transporter ATP-binding protein — protein sequence MTSIALRSLRKEYNGQVAIPNLDLDIHEGEFFTLLGPSGCGKTTLLRMIAGFNSIESGTISFDDVVINDRSPAARNIGMVFQSYALFPQMTAAKNVAFGLQTRKVEKAEAAERVSVALKQVHMDHLADRLPGQMSGGQQQRVALARALVIKPAVLLMDEPLSNLDAKLRVEMRDTIREAQRASKITTVYVTHDQEEAMAVSDRIAVMNQGVVQQCDTPAEIYRNPANRFVAEFIGKTNLIEREIEKRGDQTVVDLGDGVVLDVTNRIQPTATGKVQISVRPEAVHVGENGLPAEVVEETFLGSHSQIRARLSTGETVEFLEFSIRDALWQRGDKVSLVFKDDVLTYFDAVTGVSITRSKSK from the coding sequence GTGACCAGCATCGCGCTGCGCTCTCTGCGCAAAGAGTACAACGGCCAGGTCGCGATCCCAAATCTCGACCTGGACATTCATGAAGGTGAATTCTTCACGCTTCTTGGCCCCTCAGGCTGCGGCAAGACAACCTTGCTGCGCATGATCGCCGGTTTCAATTCCATTGAATCCGGGACGATCTCTTTTGACGATGTCGTCATCAATGATCGTTCGCCAGCGGCGCGAAACATCGGCATGGTGTTCCAGAGTTATGCCCTTTTTCCGCAGATGACTGCGGCGAAGAATGTTGCCTTCGGGCTGCAGACTCGCAAAGTCGAGAAGGCGGAGGCCGCTGAGCGTGTCTCCGTCGCCCTCAAGCAGGTCCACATGGACCATCTTGCGGATCGTCTGCCGGGCCAAATGTCGGGTGGTCAGCAACAGCGTGTGGCGCTTGCCCGTGCTCTGGTGATCAAGCCCGCCGTTCTGCTGATGGACGAACCGCTGTCCAACCTTGACGCCAAGCTGCGCGTTGAGATGCGTGACACTATTCGGGAAGCGCAGCGCGCTTCCAAGATCACCACCGTTTACGTCACCCACGACCAGGAAGAAGCCATGGCCGTGTCGGATCGTATCGCGGTGATGAACCAGGGTGTGGTGCAGCAGTGCGATACGCCTGCAGAAATCTACCGCAACCCGGCAAATCGGTTCGTTGCTGAGTTCATCGGCAAGACCAACCTTATCGAGCGCGAAATTGAAAAGCGCGGTGATCAGACCGTTGTCGATCTCGGCGACGGCGTTGTGCTTGACGTGACCAATCGTATCCAGCCAACGGCAACGGGCAAGGTGCAGATTTCTGTACGTCCAGAAGCCGTGCATGTTGGCGAAAACGGTCTGCCAGCTGAGGTCGTTGAAGAAACGTTCCTCGGCTCCCATTCGCAAATCCGCGCGCGTCTGAGCACTGGCGAAACCGTAGAATTCCTTGAATTCTCGATCCGTGACGCGCTCTGGCAGCGTGGCGACAAGGTATCCTTGGTCTTCAAGGACGACGTTTTGACCTATTTTGATGCCGTCACCGGCGTTTCGATCACGCGGAGCAAGTCCAAGTGA